The genomic DNA TCTACATATCTAGGGTAAGGGATGTATTGGGCGGTCTCTTACTAGTATGGTGATGGGACTAAACCCCATTAGGTTTTAAGTACTGACTGACTTGAGTCGCACACAGATAGTAAAGGCTCAGGACCGTGCGATGGGCACCTGTGTGTTAAGCAGGTGTTTGGGGGAACATGGGGAGTTACTGACCGATATGTTGATGGCGGGGGGCAGGCGTCCGGTGCGAATCCACGGGTGGACCTGGCTCAGCTCTCGCTTCTGCTCCTCGGAGAAGCGCGGCTGGCTCTTCTGCATGGCCCTCAGTGCCATGCGGTCCTCGCGCAGCACCGTCTCACGGTCCCtgcatcacacaaacaaacacacgccatGTTAGGATACTCGTCTCCACACAAAACAGCATACACAAGTGGGATCAACCCTGTTAGCTCAATTTGCGCATATGTGTAAACCTGAACACCACCCTGGACACCACTTTCAATATCATATCTAGTCTGACAACTGACTATGTGTTGTGTTATTAATCTTagtctgtgttgtgttattaatcttagtctgtgttgtgttattaATCTTactctgtgttgtgttattaATCTCactctgtgttgtgttattaATCTGCTTGATTAAGTTTTCATTCCTGTGTGACGTATGTTTTgcgcatggatgtgtgtgcacacatgtgagtgtatgtgtgtgtgtgtgcgtgcatatatgtatgggggcgtgtgtagtgtgtgtgtgtgtgtgtgtgtgtgcacgtgctgGCACATCTGCTGCTCACCTGATTGGTAGCTGGTAAGTCATCATGACCTTGTCGTCAGTGTTGGCCATGAGGAGCCAGATGGGGTCCTGCAGCACACACTTGATGAACTGAGCCTCTCCGTCGCCCCCTGCTGGCTGCTTCCGGGAGTGGTCATTCTCTGACGAGTCGATGCTGCCAAAGTACTTACTGGTGTGGCTGCTCTGGCTGCTTCCTGTAGGGGGTAAAATAAACACATCCAAAGGATAAGTCAGAGGTGTCTTCAAACAAACAGGCAGCAGAGAGGATGCACTAGAGAAATAACTCTATATATAATATGTTGTATAAATACGGTCAACTTTGTATAAATACTGTCCATTTCTATGGTCCCCATATCCACTTTCACACAAAAGGTGCAATGAAATGAGGAAAAGGGAGACCAACGAATGACAGTTTTCTTTTATGAGATTTCAGTACTATTACTGTTCTATTGTTagaatacattatttaaaaaaaatgctcaacTCTCTTGACTATCTGTATTACAGGACAAAAAGCCTTGGGTAGGATGTTTGCATCCTGTAAGTGTCTCTATTTCTGCAGCAACTTCAGAGATGAGTAGACTGAGCATACactgttggtgtgttttttgtgtgtgtgtgagtgtgtgtgtgtgtgttttctgtgtgtgtttgtgttgcggCTAAGAGGAACTGTATGATTTCATATCTGATGAGAATAATAAGCAACATCAGCCATTTGGGGCATTCCAAGCAGGCGGTTTAAGAGGACAACTTACTTGTCCTGCTCTCTGACGAGCTGCAGCCGTTGGAGCCTGAACCTGAGGACCCCAGGCCCGAACCAGAGGACCCCGTGCCCAAGGACCTGGAGCCTGAGCCGGCCGATCCGGTGCCCGATCGGGAGTCCTCCTGGAGCAGGAGGTCCAGGAATTCACTGGAGGTGGACATGGCGTCCTGCGTGGAATCATTGGCCTCGCCCTGTGGACCCAGGAGACACAACACAAGAAATGAATGAGAAAAACGAGACAAAAGACAAGCAAAAGACAGAAGGCCACAGCAGAAAATACACCTCAACATCAGAGAAGGGAAGAATACAGAGTTCATGCTGTAACACTGCATTTGTGCTTACATTGTCATTCTCTTTGGAGTCCTCAGCTGCTCCTCTTTGATTGGTCATGAACTGGTCCCCTTGCCCTCCTGTGGGCGTGGCCTCAAGTCGGTTGCTGAGTGGCTCCTCCAGCTGGAGCAGGTTGAGGGGGGAGGAGCATCGGCTGGAGGGGAGGAGCATGGACTCTGCCCCCTCCCGGTCGGCCCGACCCTCCCTCTGGCTGATGGAGTGGGGGGTGCTGGAGCGGGACGTGGGCCTGGGGACCTGGGTGGCGGTAGGCATCTGCTGCAGGGTGGGGAGCGCCACGTTGGGGTTGACCCCGGCTGCGGCCGCGAAGGGGGGCACGAAGGCCGCGTTGGGGTTGAAGAAGGGCACAGTGCCGGCGGCGGCGATGGCGGGGCACGGCTGGGCGAGGGGCGCGTTTATCTGCGGGAACATGTAGTTGGGCAGCACCAGTGCCATCATGGGGGGCACCATCTGCGGCGGCATCTGGACGTTCTGCATGGGGAAGCGCAGGCCCGTCTGCAGCGCGGTGGCGTCGGCCAGCGGTTGCGAGAGCGGCGGGTAGAGCGGGTAGAGGGGCAGCATGCCCGGCGGGTAGGGCACAGACGGCAGGCTGGCCTGGGAGCCCACAGAGGTGGGCCAGGATGAGGAGGTAGTGGCGGGACCCAgggggaaggaggaggtggggggcaAGGTGGCCCCTGTGGTGCCTCGGAGAGCCGGGCTGCCCTGGTTGATTGTCTCCTGGTGCTTCAGGCGCTTGCCACCTCGGCCGCGCCGCCGACTACTGCTGCCTGCAGCAGGGTAGTCACGGGAAGAGCGCAGACCTGGGGACATGAGAACACAGATGAGCATCGGAACCAAACCACTGCTGTTGCTTTAGATGCACCACGGGACTCAAGACACGGAAGCTCTGTCCACATTTTCACATCAGTGCTTGTGCTACAGTATCAGTCATGGAGGGGAAAAACACCTCTCATTTCCTCCTATGGTTGTCAGTCATACAAAGGCTTGCATAATGATCCGTCATTGTCTAGCCTCACAAACGGTAACTGTGTCTTGCGTGGCGCGTCGTGTTTCTAGCGAGGCATTGTCTGTCGCCCACCTACTTATGTAACCCATCCACAGAAGACACTGCAGGGAGGGGGGCGGCACTGCCAAGGTAGGTGGAAGTGTGTAAGGGCAAAGACTTCAAAGAAATGGTGTTTCTTGgcgttggtgtatgtgtgtgggtgtgggtgtgggtgtgtgtgggtgggtgtgtgtgtgtgtgtgtgttgcatacacacattaatgtaCAAGTTGAAGAGACAACACTTTCTGGTATGTGTTTCACCTGTAACTACATGTGCATGCCAGTGTGTGCGTCATTGTGCGGGATAACTACCATGTGCATGCCAGTGTGTGCGTCATTGCGCGGGATAAGGACAGAGTGTTACTTTCAGCCATAGGGATAATGGGGAATCAGTGTCGGATTAGGGTCGACAGGCGTCTGTACAACCTCAAGGTAGTGATACACGCAAGTGTGTGGATTAATGAGTCATCTTTTGACTGAAGTGTAGTGGTAGTGTTTGTGCATGGGTGAAACCATTCGTACCAGAGTTCCGTGGTGTATGAATGTAGGAGgcggtgtgcgagtgtgtgtttgtgtgtgaggcaggAGTGTGTAACCTCTGGTCAGTGGTAGGGTGGAGCGTGAGTCAGtaagtgcatgaatgtgtgtgtgtgtgtgtgtgtgtgtgtgtgtgaggcaggtgGGAGTGTGTTACCTCTGGCTAGTGGCGTGGTGTTGTGTCTCTTCAGCACGGTGGCCGGGTCGAACACGCGCAGCTGGCTGATGTCACGGAAGCGAAACAGGAAgttctgctcctcctgctgcgtGTGCGCCGACAGCACCTGCTTCGTCAGGCCcagccttcctcctcctcctcgccgaGCCTCCCTCACGGCCGGAGGCGCAGGGCTTGGAGACGGCGTCATGAGCACGGGGGGAGGAGACAGTGTGGTTGTGGGCGTGGTCGATACTTGGACAGTGGGAGGGGCTGATGTCAGGGTGTGAGTGGCTTCCTCCATCACAATGTCTATTTGGAtaaaaagagggaggaaaaaaatggGAGGGCAGAAAAAAAGGGAACATTAGAGAGACTGACAAATGAACGAGTGAtacaatgaaagagagggagaaaacaaacatatacagagACTGAAATAATGTCAGCGTACGTATGAAACAAGAGATGCAATAGAGGATGAGaggatatatatacacacacacacacaagtatgcccgcgcacaacatacacacacacacacagcctgactaCCTGACTCAGGCGGTTTCTTGTCTCCCACGTGGACGATGGTGCTGCTGAAACTGCACTGAGAGGTAACCGAGGCAACGCTTTCGGGTTTGGGCAACGCGAGGGGGGGTAGAGGAGGAGCCTCCCCTACAAGAGCTACCGCAGGACCTGCAGTgttccacacatacatacacacgcacgcacgcatgcacacgcatggCCATACAgccatatacagacacacacatgcacacatgcacccacacacacacatatacaaacttcCATGAGTCAGGTTCCATGATTTCGTTAACCTTTTGCACCTAAACTGTCGACAGTTTGTACTGAGTATCATGACATTgctcagactctcacacacacactcacacacacactcactcactcactcactcacgcactcactcacgcactcactcacgcactcactcactcacacacactcactcacacagtcactcactcaaacacactctcacactaactaactaactaacactTTGCAAACATCTTCTCATTTTCATGCTGAACTTCAGATATTCATGAGTGAATGACCTGTCAAGCAAGCAATTACTGTTCTGTTTCTAAAGGTAATGTCAGTTGCTGTAATGCAATAGTAGACAGTAGTTTGTGCCATGTACAATTTACAATTCAACTTCCACCACCACCCGCTAGTAGTTATCGTGTTTTATTCATAGATGTGCCtataaaattacatttaaatattagCTAAGAGAATGAGAGGATTTCGTCAGTTCTTGGATGGAGGATAGGATTTAGAATTGAATGAATTACGTCATTCAATTAATTGGTCTTGAAAAGCGGATTAAGAGACTGGTGACAGCCAGTTTTGGATGCTTGCAGGTACTATTTTCTGGTCAGTTTTGGTGTGGTACCTAGGCTACTTTAGAAATAGTCTGATACTGAATGTTCTCCAAGCATCCTCCCATCACTAAAAAAGCAATGCTGGATTAGAATGTGGGGATAATCATGTCTGGCTGTTCATAGGTCAGTGCGCATACCTTTAGTGTTGTTGGTTTTCTCCTTCTGCTTGTCGTCGTCAGACGTAGAGGAGGCTGTGCACGAGGAGGTGCCACACTTCCTCTTGGCGTTGGGCACATTGCAGCCATCCAAGTATCTGCAATGGgagaagcagaaaaaaaggTCATTAAAAGGTCACCACAGGTAGCCGAGTCAAGTCAAGTTTGTCTCAATTAGCACATACGACCTTGAAATAATTTTGTCTTAtagtctgttctgttttgttctgttcacacccacaaacataccGTACGATGCTGTCCAGGCAGTTGATCTGCTGGTAGGAGTAAGGGCTAGGCGACTCCTTCGTCATGAGTTCAGAAGGAGCCGTGGTCTTGGGGGGTGGGGCCGTCTGTGTTTTCGTGCTGGTGATTGGCTGAGAGGCACCAATGGCTCGTAAAGACCCACTGACccctaaacaaaacaagagaaaaggattttattttcaaaattcTAAAGTATGGTGTGTTAATCAGTTAACAGTTGGTATTAACAGACAGGTTCCATTATATCAAGAGGTTAAGTGTAAGTTAACAGTTTTGCATTTCTGAAAGACCCTTACTGGGACCTTATTTGTGTGggaaataatataatataataacaataaaactTCCATGGTATGTCCAGAAGGGTTATACTTGTAGGTTTTTGTGTTACTTCTAAAGAACCCCTGAATGTTGGCATGTTTttctggagagaggggggacagtATTTATGTGGGTGATGCCACCAGACAGGATATGACTGCGTACCAGCATTGGCGTGTTTCCGGGCCGATGGGCGATTTCTGGACTCAATGAACACCTGCTGGCCGCTGGTCTTCACCATGTGGACGTCCTTGCAGATCTGCTGGAAGGTCATCTGAGAGGGAAAAATAATTCATGGAAATTAGGACTCTACTCCACATAGTGAAGTGTTTAATGAAAAGCGGGGGTTGATGGAGACTGGTCTATTTTTCCTAGTTATTTATATGTTAATAAGCTGAAATAGTTTTGAATATAGACATCAAACTAGATTTCAGTCCATACAGATGCAGGTCATAAAGGATGCATTCATGTTTGTGCGTAAAATGGCGAAGGTTGAAGTAAAACAGAATTAGGGAGGCTGTGGCGACTAAATCAAGCTGATGTCATTGCTCATTTCATACGTTACAGACCATGTTGTGCTACACACTACTGAGTTCCCAAGAGTGaaaattaaagtgtgtgtgtgtgtgtgtgtctgtgtgtccatgtattcaTGTCCTTTTCTGTGactccatgtatgtgtgtgtgcatgtgtccatttgttttttgtgagcatatgtgtgtgtgtgtgtgtgtgtgtgtgtgtgagtgtgagagtgtgtgactccgcgtgtgtgtcctctcctcacCGGCTTGAGCAGCTGTACGGCGTCCTCCAGCGCGGGCCCGTTGCTCTCGGACGAGGAGGCAACGCTGTGGTGCTGCTCGTGCGAGCCGCTGCTGGTCAGGCTGCTGTAGCCCTGTGAGCCGCCGCAGTGCACCGGCTGCGCCAGGAGCCGGTGGATCTGCTGGCTCATCTGCGGGATCTCCGGCACCATCACCTGGCCCTCGGCACCCCGTGGCGGCGTGAACACGTCCTCATTCAGTGGGCTCCTAGAAGAACAGGAGACAAGGGGCAGGAGGGAAATTagttaggggtgtgtgttcagaagtgagtgtgtatgcatgtgactTTTGTGACCTTTCaatgggcacgtgtgtgtgtgtgcgcctgtgcgtGTGGGTGCAGAGGGCAAGGGAGCCAggaaatgtatgtatatgtgtgtgtgtgtgtgtgtgtgtgtgtgagggcgtctGCATCTGTCGCTGCGCAAGATGCCAAGGTAGGTGATTTTGGTGACATGGAAATTGGTTGGCGCATGCCAGGCCCACGTGGGAgcttgacatgtgtgtgtgcaagcgccAGCATTCATCTGCACCCATCCATCCCCCCCTCGCCCCGCCCCTGGCGCTCCCTAGACTTACGTTCTGACTTTGTGGCGGCCGACGATGAAGGCCACCTTCCTGCTCCAGGGGTTGACGAAGGAGGACCAGGAGGTGTCAATGGTCAGGTACTCCCCGCTGCGTGCGCACATCCGTAGGGGAGAGTGGTCGAAGGGCTGCCCGGCAAACTGGAGGactggagggggagaaagaaggggagatgAGGcatgtgcgagagagagagagaggagagagagagcacttccAACAAGCATGCATGCAAGTATAATAAAGGATCTATATACAGTCCTCTATATATagttgatggatggatggatagatatatattttgttgtttgtaaagctatacaatgacaatacaatatatatatttacacaatgacaataaaggctttttttGTATTCTAGATAGATATAGAAAAAGAGAGCACTCACTCTTCTTGTGAATAGCCACCATGATGTGTCTGTCCTCAGGGTGAATGTAGAGCAGCACTGGAGTGCCTACCAAGTCCTGTGGCAGGTAGCCTAGCAACGGCACAGCTCTGAAAGAAAAGCAATGAACTCTTCCTTACAACTGAAGAGCAgtgggagagtaagagagtgtaCACGACTAACATCCTTACTACTTTAGGTGTTTAAATCGAACATCCTTACTACTTTAGATGTTTAAATACAAAACGACTTTTAAATGTCTAAACCATTGGTTTAATTAATGCAAATGTCACAGACACAGTGGTAAATGGTGCTGGAGTAGTAACAGATTTTCTTTCACGTAAATCAGATTGACATGTCTTGCCAACTTTcaaaagagactgtgtgtgaaagaaaggaagaaagaaaagaaagaaagaaagaaaagaaagaaagaaagaaaaaaagaaagtcttACCTCTCGTCCACATCTTGAAAGAGACAGCTGGGAGTGTGGCTGGTGGTGAAGATCCTTTTATCGACAGGAAtacgaggagctggaggagagggaggatgaaATATTAACGCGTGAGGTGAAAAGTGGGCCTATAAGGCCGTATGTCACCCTCATCTTTACatatatccatacacacacacacacacacacacacacacacacaaaagtcctTGATAACAGAACTCTGAGTTTGCATgcgtttatttgtgtgtatatccaTGCATAAtattaggtgtgtgttgtgtgtgtgtgtgtatgggtggccATCTATTCCTGcatctgtccgtgtgtgtgtaccttcgtATCCTGAATGGACCTTCTCGGCGATGAGCAAGCAGCAGGGCTGGGGGTCGGCGGCGTCCGACTCACGGAGGGTCAGCTGGTAGGGCGTCAGGCCGAATGGGTAGTACCGCAACTCGCTGCCGTGCATCCGGTCAGCGCTGATCCGACAGAACATCGACTTCTCCTGCGTGCAGTCCACTGGCGGGGAAGCTGAGGAGAccgacgtacacacacactcaattagcACATACGACCTTGAAATCAttttgttctggtgtgtgtgtagacaggtaGAGGTGTCTGCTGGGCTAGGAGTCTTACCGGAGCCGATGCAGGCGGCCCAGGGCGGGAGGCGGCAGGGCGCGGTGCTGCTGTAGAAGGTGCTGACGTCCTGCGGTGCCAGCAGCTCAGAGAagagcgccccctgcaggcgCTCGGGCTTGCAGCGCATCAGCGAGGCGCCGTGGGGGGAGATGTACACCACCTTCCCCGACAGGAAGGACACGGCCATGGTGAAGGTGTcctggagggaggagaaagaggagaagaagttGAGAGAAAGATCGAGATAAGACTGACTTACTGATCTACTCTGTGtcaagaggggagagaaggagggagatagggatagatggggagaaagatggagagagacatgagtaaagaggggggaaatcaagaaataaagacaaaacaaaaacacacatagaacaggcacaaagacaaagaggtGGCCAGACCAAATCAATCTGAGGGCTCCAGTCTGGAGAGATGAgaattttttccccccagagaTGTCATCCTTTGAGACAAACCCATAAGCAAAGATAACACTTGCTTGGTCATGACAAGGAAAGACTGGCAAAGGAAAGCAAAAGTGTAAGACCAAAGATCAAAGGCGGTCGCTTCCCATTGCAAATCAAATCAACGATGATATAATTAAACCTTGGCATCCTTTTAATGATTCACCCATTAGGGAAAATGACAGATTTGGTAACAATCAAAACATATTCATACCatttaatataaaaaaacatgttaatgGTTTTTACCTATTACATTTATGAACATGTCTGGGTAATTAAGAGAACATTTCCTTTTAGGGGAGGTCATCAGGCTTGACTTTGAAACACTTGATATTCATCGTCTGGTTGCACAACATGCAATCAGAGGCGGCTAATAAAAGCATGTTTAATTATCAAAATGTTTGCATAATTGTGCGGTAATATCTAtttagagtggagtggagttgagtgtgtgtgtgtgtggtgtgtgtttgcgcacgaGAGATCCATTTAAGATAGGAGCATCGGAAGAGCGTGTTACATTATCTCTGAATCATTGGTAGTTTATGTAAGATGAATTAATCATTGATTTAAATCAGactggttgtgagtgtgttagtggttgtgtgtgtttgcctctcgttctccctccctctgtgtgtgtgtgtgtgtgcttgtggtgtgtgtgtatgtatgtgtgtgtgtgtgtgtgtgtgtgtacatactgtattCTTGAGTGTGTACTCAGATGTGATGTTGTCCAGCTCTTCTATGGTAAAAGTGGACAGATCCATACTGAGGCCATGGCACTCCTCAACACTCCACTGGTGGTAGTACTCTTGATTAGCtgagaaaacacaaaacacaaaacacacacacatttagaattTCGTTCTCACTGTACTAGTCTGCCTCAGCATCCATCCATCATCAATTGTggtgttttcgctttcactctctctctcacacacacacacacacacacacacacacacacacacacacacacacacacacacactaaacacacccGTCTCCCTGGCCTACCTCGGACTTGCTTGACGCAGCTGAGCGCGTACTTGAGCGCGTTGAGCGTGGACGAGCGGCCCTTGGGCTTGCGCTCGGCCGGCAGGCGGATCTTGAGCTCCTTCAGGGCCTTCATGAGCTCCTTCTGGGTCTTCACGCGTGCGACTGGTCACTGCTGCAGCCGCTGGTGCTGGGGGGGTCGCGCTCCGAGCTGCCCCCGCTCAGTAGGCTGTAGCCCAGAGAACTGCTGGGGGGGGATGGGCTGTGGGAGTTAGAGCTGGAGAGCAAAAAAAAGGGGCGGGGGGGTATATTAGTATTCAATTTCATTCAACTGAAAGGGACAGAAATATTGCATTTTgggagaaagacaagagaggagggTAGCAGGACTGAAGGCCAGAGATAAGTAATGGCTGATGGTGAAATTACGAGTGCGATTTGGTATGAAATAGCAacagaaatggtgtgtgtgtatgtgggaggggATTACATCTAAGGATAAGGCTGAAGAAGGGGTGCATAGGGCATAACAATCCAGTTTGTCGACATATAtccttttttgtttctgtgttttctaCCTTATCCCTAGTCTCTCCCATTGAGATGTTGACTGCTCTAAAAGATGTTCCAATGGCACACAGTATTAAAtaggcatatgtgtgtttttctatctctctgtccaaGTTTATCAGAATATTCATGATTCATCTGGTCCTGCCGTCTCTGAACAACCCTGGACACGAGGCTAACGACTAGCATTAGCGTGTTATAGCCCTACCAAGGCTGCCTCGCTCCTGACACGTGACCATCTCCTGGGCGAAAATAACATTCATGTCATGCAAACTACATTCATCAGTGCTCACGACAGGTGCTGGCCGACGGAGAGAAGGCAGGGATACAGCACCGGAGACATTAACCTTGTTGACTCTAACTTAACCTCCTGTTGTTATATGCCCTccatgtctgcctgcctgtccgtgtctgtctctctgtctccacaggATGTCCTCGTCCCCTTACCTCTTGTTGCTCTCCGTGTGTCCAGCATCATTCCAGAGTCCTTGCAGTTGTGGCTGGACAAGCTCTGGTAGCTGCGCGCGGACTGCCCCTCTGGACCCGGCCCCTCGCTCCAtgcctccctcgctctcccgcTCGCCCGAGTCGTTGCCGCTCGACCGCGTGTCCGTGTCGTCCGAGTTCGGGCCTCGCATGTCCCCCGATGAGCCCCCGGCTCCTTCTGACACTCCGCCCGGGGACGAGCCACGCCCCCTGCTGGCGCCCTCGGGGAGGTACAGCCTCCGCTCATGTCCGGAGACCCTCGCCCcgcctcttcctcatcctcggTACGCCCCACTTCGCCCCGTGCGTCATGGCTAGGCGCCGGGCTGGAGTTCTCATAACTCATACTAATCTTCAATTTGACTGGCCGATCGCTATGATCGTTGTGTTTCGCTGACTTATCTCGGAGAGATTTTCCCAAAAAAACTAAACGGAAGACTAGGTGGGACTGCAAGGTCTACAAAACAGTTGAATCATGATTGTCAATTTGCACAGCTGAAAAACAACAAGATTTCCCATAGGTTGGGATAGGATAGGACCAAAACAAGTAGACTCCTCCAGTTAAAACCTCACGTCGCACTTGTAACCACGGTGAACAAGCTATGAatgtcacagaaaaaaaatcacagaacAAAGTCGCCAGATGGACTGTGAGGGAAAGTGTCAAGCAGAAAGACTGCTGCTCGATGAagggtgaaaaagagagaaacgaaTAAAtcgctcttttcttttcagctgaTCGCTGCTCTTCTAAAATCGTTCACGGGGCCTCTTCACCTCTTCCAAACAAAAGTCACCTGTGAACAGAGAAATGGGAAAGAATCGTGAGGTAAAGTGGACAAACCGTGGGTGACACCACCAGTTGTGCAGTCATACGGTCCAACTCTAAATGGTTCCCATTCGAGGGTTCTCTATCCATCGTCTGTAAGAACAGTGGTGCTGAGCTGTTGGCTTGGgaaccttctcttctcttagCATTTTTTGCGGCTGTGTATGCGGCTGTGTCTGTAAGGGAGTGTGTTGGACTATCGGtttcaaacacatttacatagaCTACAGTAATGCTTTAGGTTTAGGGCATACCTACAAAAGGCACAATAGGCATGTCTGAGTTCGCAACTCAAGACCAATTTgggtaaaaatatatatattttttctaatCACTAcctttcatttatttgaaaatgaaGCCACTTGTTATTCACTGCTTTAAACAGCCGTTTCCCCACCTACTCACTCTCTAACACTGTCAAGTCAACCAGCCGCCCCTCGTCAAAATTAAATTACACTCCGCTGCATGG from Clupea harengus chromosome 18, Ch_v2.0.2, whole genome shotgun sequence includes the following:
- the per1b gene encoding LOW QUALITY PROTEIN: period circadian protein homolog 1b (The sequence of the model RefSeq protein was modified relative to this genomic sequence to represent the inferred CDS: inserted 4 bases in 3 codons; deleted 2 bases in 1 codon), encoding MSYENSSPAPSHDARGEVGRTEDEEEAGRGSPDMSGGCTSEGASRGRGSSPGGVSEGAGGSSGDMRGPNSDDTDTRSSGNDSGERESEGGMERGAGSRGXQSARSYQSLSSHNCKDSGMMLDXTESNKSSNSHSPSPPSSSLGYSLLSGGSSERDPPSTSGCSSDQXARVKTQKELMKALKELKIRLPAERKPKGRSSTLNALKYALSCVKQVRANQEYYHQWSVEECHGLSMDLSTFTIEELDNITSEYTLKNTDTFTMAVSFLSGKVVYISPHGASLMRCKPERLQGALFSELLAPQDVSTFYSSTAPCRLPPWAACIGSASPPVDCTQEKSMFCRISADRMHGSELRYYPFGLTPYQLTLRESDAADPQPCCLLIAEKVHSGYEAPRIPVDKRIFTTSHTPSCLFQDVDERAVPLLGYLPQDLVGTPVLLYIHPEDRHIMVAIHKKILQFAGQPFDHSPLRMCARSGEYLTIDTSWSSFVNPWSRKVAFIVGRHKVRTSPLNEDVFTPPRGAEGQVMVPEIPQMSQQIHRLLAQPVHCGGSQGYSSLTSSGSHEQHHSVASSSESNGPALEDAVQLLKPMTFQQICKDVHMVKTSGQQVFIESRNRPSARKHANAGVSGSLRAIGASQPITSTKTQTAPPPKTTAPSELMTKESPSPYSYQQINCLDSIVRYLDGCNVPNAKRKCGTSSCTASSTSDDDKQKEKTNNTKGPAVALVGEAPPLPPLALPKPESVASVTSQCSFSSTIVHVGDKKPPESDIVMEEATHTLTSAPPTVQVSTTPTTTLSPPPVLMTPSPSPAPPAVREARRGGGGRLGLTKQVLSAHTQQEEQNFLFRFRDISQLRVFDPATVLKRHNTTPLARGLRSSRDYPAAGSSSRRRGRGGKRLKHQETINQGSPALRGTTGATLPPTSSFPLGPATTSSSWPTSVGSQASLPSVPYPPGMLPLYPLYPPLSQPLADATALQTGLRFPMQNVQMPPQMVPPMMALVLPNYMFPQINAPLAQPCPAIAAAGTVPFFNPNAAFVPPFAAAAGVNPNVALPTLQQMPTATQVPRPTSRSSTPHSISQREGRADREGAESMLLPSSRCSSPLNLLQLEEPLSNRLEATPTGGQGDQFMTNQRGAAEDSKENDNGEANDSTQDAMSTSSEFLDLLLQEDSRSGTGSAGSGSRSLGTGSSGSGLGSSGSGSNGCSSSESRTRSSQSSHTSKYFGSIDSSENDHSRKQPAGGDGEAQFIKCVLQDPIWLLMANTDDKVMMTYQLPIRDRETVLREDRMALRAMQKSQPRFSEEQKRELSQVHPWIRTGRLPPAINISACVDCKSSTCVPPSAPFDVEIHEMELCSALVTNEGASAEKLAQPDTAMEQGEGHVNVKRSDGGRVAETDISLAKDQEMVTEEQEITSQTEQGRVTEMTH